Proteins encoded within one genomic window of Paramisgurnus dabryanus chromosome 11, PD_genome_1.1, whole genome shotgun sequence:
- the slc66a1 gene encoding lysosomal amino acid transporter 1 homolog produces the protein MSDGLFKLNTQNFSSLCPNGTEWIWVGLGECTQDARDMASVILGLLSIVCFMVSSIPQYYSSCKTGNMDSALSIWFLLFWLAGDSCNLVGSFLADQLPLQIYTAVYYVIADLLMLSMYLYYKLKNKRARRRDGALLNTVSLLCLLGISSSILSFSHSAQDDMMPTMFKGRALLAIEETNSSVQPFTTKEIIGFTIGSVSSVLYLCSRLPQIFKNFQRKSTEGVSFFLFALVILGNTTYGISVLVKNPERGQGETSYMVHHLPWLIGSLGTLSLDLVISLQFLMYSKSSQPSKDTDEETAALLQN, from the exons ATGTCTGATGGCCTATTTAAGCTCAATACTCAGAACTTCAGCTCTCTTTGCCCGAACGGGACAGAATGGATTTGGGTCGGACTGGGGGAATGTACTCAGGACGCCAGAGATATGGCCAGTGTGATTCTCGGCCTGCTGTCTATAGTTTGCTTCATGGTATCTTCAATACC GCAGTATTACAGTTCCTGCAAGACAGGGAATATGGACAGTGCTCTTTCCATCTGGTTTCTTTTATTCTGGTTGGCGGGTGACTCTTGCAATCTTGTTggatcatttttggccgatcaGCTACCGCTGCAG ATATACACTGCTGTGTACTACGTCATTGCAGACTTGCTGATGCTGTCAATGTACTTGTACTACAAACTAAAGAATAAAAGAGCGAGGA GGAGAGATGGTGCTTTACTGAATACGGTCAGCTTGTTGTGTCTTCTGGGAATTTCCTCATCCATCCTCAGCTTTTCTCACTCAGCCCAAGATGATATGATGCCCACAATGTTCAAGGGTCGAGCGTTGCTGGCCATAGAAGAGACAAATAGTTCAGTGCAG CCTTTTACTACAAAGGAGATTATAGGCTTTACTATTGGCTCTGTATCATCGGTGCTGTATCTGTGCTCCAGACTGCCACAGATATTCAAAAAT TTTCAGAGGAAGTCAACAGAAGGCGTGTCGTTTTTCTTGTTTGCGCTGGTGATTCTGGGAAACACTACATATGGCATTAGTGTCCTAGTGAAGAACCCGGAGCGGGGTCAGGGAGAGACCAGTTACATGGTGCACCACCTCCCCTGGCTCATCGGCAGCCTGGGGACGCTCTCACTTGACCTTGT GATATCTCTCCAGTTTCTGATGTACAGTAAATCTTCACAGCCTTCCAAAGATACAGATGAGGAGACTGCTGCCCTCCTGCAGAACTAA